In a single window of the Azospirillum thiophilum genome:
- a CDS encoding universal stress protein, with product MNSVLTLIDGSVYTPSVCDHAAWAATRLSAPVDLVHALGRRPGAGTPADFTGSLDIDARDTLLNELADLDAQAAKLAHRRGRLILDAAKARLLEAGAGDATLRLRNGDVVETVEELEADARLIVIGKRGEAADFAKLHLGSNLERVVRASHKPVLVASRAFKPIRHVLLAFDGGPSATKAVEAIAGSPLLRGLECRLLMVGAETDEVRQRLDAAAERLRLAGFMVEAGIEGGLPDDTIARAAERSGSDLLVMGAYGHSRIRSLIIGSTTTTMIRSCRIPLLLIH from the coding sequence ATGAACAGCGTCCTGACCCTGATCGACGGTTCGGTCTATACCCCGAGCGTCTGCGACCATGCGGCATGGGCAGCCACGCGGCTGTCCGCACCGGTCGACCTCGTCCATGCGCTGGGGCGGCGGCCAGGGGCGGGCACGCCGGCGGACTTCACCGGCAGCCTCGACATCGACGCGCGCGACACGCTGCTCAACGAACTGGCCGATCTGGATGCACAGGCGGCCAAGCTGGCCCATCGGCGCGGACGGCTGATCCTCGACGCGGCGAAGGCACGCCTGCTGGAAGCCGGCGCCGGCGATGCGACGTTGAGGCTGCGCAACGGCGATGTCGTCGAGACGGTGGAGGAGCTGGAGGCCGACGCCCGCCTGATCGTGATCGGCAAGCGCGGCGAGGCCGCCGACTTCGCCAAGCTGCATCTGGGCTCCAACCTGGAACGCGTGGTGCGTGCCTCCCACAAACCGGTGCTGGTGGCGTCGCGTGCCTTCAAGCCGATCCGGCATGTGCTGCTCGCCTTCGACGGTGGACCCAGCGCCACCAAGGCCGTCGAGGCCATCGCCGGCAGCCCGCTGCTGCGCGGGCTGGAATGCCGCCTGCTGATGGTCGGCGCGGAGACCGACGAGGTGCGCCAGCGCCTGGACGCCGCGGCGGAGCGGCTGAGGCTCGCCGGCTTCATGGTGGAGGCCGGCATCGAGGGCGGCCTGCCCGACGACACCATCGCCCGTGCGGCCGAACGGAGCGGCAGCGACCTGCTGGTGATGGGAGCCTACGGGCATTCGCGCATCCGCAGCCTGATCATCGGCAGCACGACCACGACGATGATCCGCTCCTGCCGGATCCCGCTGCTGCTGATCCATTGA
- a CDS encoding trypsin-like serine peptidase: MNFPSVAQSPYSMVVNIVTTWSDNTRTQGSGVLVGRNDVLTAAHNVKGVGRRVVDIDVYTGYDRGSYSPQSFTSGQIRANYYDIDFAPPAITQDQAAWDMAVIGLSKPIGDSIGYLPWVANAPAGTYQAVGYPVEHNGRLVSDGGFMAIGTHDIFDISRIYNAPGSSGGPILDAGNRVVGVISSYNWAARIDREADSLAAWIRDNDSLIDSSRTLVADGKAFDPWSYAALNPDLHAVFGTNLQALADHYATAGRTEGCQASGFDPWSYAASNPDVFAAHGADVQALTTHYIAFGRNEGRTQSAFDPWSYAASNPDLFAAFGTDTRALTAHYLSNGRAEGRMIGAFDPEAYAALNPDLFAAFGLDPQRLLDHYIAFGRNEGRQTMGFDPVAYAAMNPDVLAAHGTDSRALVEHYVTFGRSEGRSGGYERAVAAGSTGAVAQGPGPGDAGIAGALQAAVADPLTLAMEMSWPLATGAAEAPLTVGAWLPSDTLPESGMTGPAGGYGLFTESAPPPMVGFPA, encoded by the coding sequence GTGAATTTTCCCAGCGTTGCGCAATCCCCCTACAGCATGGTCGTCAACATCGTCACCACCTGGAGCGACAACACGAGGACCCAGGGTTCCGGCGTCCTCGTCGGGCGGAACGACGTGCTGACCGCCGCCCACAACGTGAAGGGCGTCGGAAGGCGGGTGGTCGATATCGACGTCTACACCGGCTACGACCGCGGCAGCTATTCGCCGCAATCCTTCACCTCCGGCCAGATCAGGGCCAACTACTACGACATCGATTTCGCACCGCCGGCCATCACGCAGGACCAGGCGGCATGGGACATGGCGGTGATCGGCCTCTCGAAGCCGATCGGCGATTCCATCGGCTATCTTCCGTGGGTTGCCAATGCACCGGCCGGCACCTACCAGGCGGTCGGCTACCCGGTCGAGCACAATGGCCGCCTCGTGTCCGATGGCGGCTTCATGGCCATCGGCACCCACGACATCTTCGACATCAGCCGGATCTACAACGCGCCGGGCAGCAGCGGCGGCCCGATCCTGGACGCCGGCAACCGCGTCGTCGGGGTGATCTCCTCCTACAACTGGGCGGCGCGGATCGATCGGGAGGCCGACAGCCTCGCCGCCTGGATCCGGGACAATGATTCCCTGATCGACAGCAGCAGGACATTGGTCGCCGACGGAAAGGCCTTCGATCCCTGGAGCTATGCCGCCCTCAACCCCGACCTTCATGCCGTCTTCGGGACGAACCTCCAGGCGCTCGCCGACCATTATGCAACGGCCGGGCGCACTGAAGGCTGTCAGGCATCGGGTTTCGATCCATGGTCCTATGCGGCCTCCAACCCCGATGTCTTCGCCGCCCATGGCGCCGATGTCCAGGCCCTGACCACCCATTACATTGCCTTCGGCCGCAACGAGGGACGCACGCAGAGCGCCTTCGACCCCTGGTCCTATGCGGCATCGAACCCCGATCTGTTCGCCGCCTTCGGGACCGACACGCGGGCGCTCACCGCTCATTACCTGTCCAACGGGCGGGCCGAAGGACGGATGATCGGAGCGTTCGATCCCGAAGCCTATGCGGCACTGAACCCCGATCTCTTCGCCGCGTTCGGCCTCGATCCCCAGCGCCTTCTCGACCATTACATCGCCTTCGGGCGCAACGAGGGCCGGCAGACGATGGGGTTCGATCCAGTGGCATATGCCGCAATGAACCCGGACGTTCTTGCCGCCCATGGCACCGACAGCAGGGCCCTGGTCGAGCATTATGTCACCTTCGGCCGCAGCGAAGGGCGGTCCGGCGGCTATGAACGGGCGGTGGCCGCCGGGTCGACCGGAGCGGTCGCCCAGGGACCGGGTCCCGGCGATGCAGGCATCGCGGGAGCGCTTCAGGCGGCTGTCGCCGATCCGTTGACGCTGGCCATGGAAATGTCCTGGCCACTCGCAACCGGTGCCGCGGAAGCCCCCCTCACGGTCGGCGCCTGGCTCCCGTCCGATACACTCCCGGAAAGCGGCATGACAGGCCCTGCAGGAGGATACGGGTTGTTTACCGAATCGGCACCACCGCCTATGGTAGGGTTTCCGGCCTGA
- a CDS encoding FkbM family methyltransferase, producing MAVIVGSIGLPPKHSRSGGNDRGGQGMQDVGEEAAVLRHTLCERLSQAARASGDWRMLQARDRRDLEPSLTPLVLLGAGSAMAQPFVRHAIRNWTVIGVVDNARPGQLLDGRMILDDGGLRDLIRREPLAVGVMCCNSDEAVAHFRTLWQPSGRPLLSLFEAMRLAGQCPTDMMGSVAQIGALVDWEAGRNGFADDASRRCFLSVMLYRLTWDARWLEPVRLPYRDMYFFTDALDIGEDEVLIDGGAFDGDTVAAFAARTRGTHRHIHAFEADPANLGPLQDRIGSIPRVTLHPVGLWSHPDTLRFSSGQGPGGRLGEGGDVTVPVQSLDGLDIGPVTLIKLDIEGAEIQALHGAANLIRRHRPRLTVAVYHDVDDFAAIPDLIETLRPNSRYRLRHHSPIHHDTVLYVD from the coding sequence TTGGCCGTCATCGTCGGCAGCATCGGCCTACCGCCCAAGCACAGCCGGTCAGGTGGCAACGACAGGGGAGGACAAGGCATGCAAGATGTTGGTGAAGAGGCGGCGGTACTCCGCCATACGCTTTGCGAGCGGTTGAGCCAGGCGGCGCGAGCGTCCGGCGATTGGCGCATGCTTCAGGCCAGGGACCGCCGTGATTTGGAACCGAGCCTTACCCCGCTGGTTCTTCTCGGAGCCGGATCGGCGATGGCACAGCCGTTCGTGCGGCATGCCATCCGAAACTGGACCGTCATCGGGGTTGTGGACAACGCCCGTCCCGGCCAGCTGCTTGACGGCAGGATGATTCTCGATGATGGCGGACTTCGCGACCTGATTCGGCGCGAACCCTTGGCCGTCGGGGTCATGTGCTGCAATTCCGATGAAGCGGTTGCCCATTTCCGGACATTGTGGCAACCGAGCGGCCGGCCGCTGCTCTCGCTGTTCGAGGCGATGCGCCTTGCCGGGCAATGCCCGACGGACATGATGGGGTCCGTCGCACAAATCGGTGCCCTGGTGGATTGGGAGGCCGGGCGGAACGGCTTTGCCGACGACGCCAGCCGCCGCTGCTTCCTCTCGGTGATGCTCTACCGCCTGACCTGGGACGCCCGCTGGCTGGAGCCGGTCCGGCTTCCTTACCGGGATATGTATTTCTTCACCGATGCGCTCGACATCGGTGAGGACGAGGTGCTGATCGATGGCGGCGCCTTCGACGGCGACACGGTCGCGGCCTTCGCTGCGCGGACACGGGGCACCCACCGCCATATCCACGCCTTCGAAGCCGATCCGGCCAATCTCGGCCCTTTGCAGGATCGGATCGGCTCCATTCCCCGCGTCACCCTCCATCCGGTTGGACTGTGGAGCCATCCGGACACGCTGCGTTTCTCCAGCGGTCAGGGTCCGGGCGGGCGGCTGGGCGAGGGTGGCGACGTGACCGTACCCGTTCAGTCCCTGGACGGTCTCGATATCGGACCGGTGACGCTGATCAAGCTCGACATCGAGGGGGCGGAAATCCAGGCCCTGCACGGAGCGGCGAACCTCATCCGGCGCCACCGCCCCAGACTGACGGTGGCGGTCTATCACGACGTGGACGACTTCGCCGCGATCCCCGACCTGATCGAGACCTTGCGTCCGAACAGCCGCTACCGCCTGCGCCACCACAGCCCGATCCATCACGACACCGTGCTGTATGTCGACTGA
- a CDS encoding 1-aminocyclopropane-1-carboxylate deaminase, with product MRLDRFERYPLTFGPTPIEHLPRLTAALGGKVEIYAKRDDCNSGLAMGGNKLRKLEYIVPDAIASGANTLVSIGGVQSNHTRMVAATAAKIGMKCVVVQESWVPHEDAVYDRVGNILLTRLMGADSRIVPDGFDIGIRKSWEEAIQSVVDAGGKPYGIPAGASVHKYGGLGYVNFAEEVRKQEADLGFKFDYIVVCVVTGSTQAGMIVGFAADDRADRVIGIDASGTAEQTRNQVRQIVDNTAELVELGRKVRDDEIVILEDYAYPAYGVPSAETNEAIRLAARTEAMITDPVYEGKSMQGMIDLVKKGWFPEGSKVLYAHLGGAPAINGYSYTYRNG from the coding sequence ATGCGCCTCGACCGTTTCGAACGTTACCCGCTGACCTTCGGCCCGACCCCCATCGAGCATCTGCCGCGCCTGACCGCGGCGCTGGGCGGCAAGGTCGAGATCTACGCCAAGCGCGACGACTGCAACTCCGGCCTTGCCATGGGCGGCAACAAGCTGCGCAAGCTCGAATACATCGTGCCGGACGCCATCGCGTCGGGGGCCAACACGTTGGTCTCCATCGGCGGCGTGCAGTCGAACCACACCCGCATGGTGGCGGCGACCGCGGCGAAGATCGGCATGAAGTGCGTCGTGGTCCAGGAAAGCTGGGTCCCGCACGAGGACGCCGTCTATGACCGTGTCGGCAACATCCTGCTGACCCGCCTGATGGGCGCCGACAGCCGCATCGTTCCCGACGGCTTCGACATCGGCATCCGCAAGAGCTGGGAAGAGGCGATCCAGTCGGTCGTGGACGCTGGCGGCAAGCCCTACGGCATTCCGGCCGGCGCGTCGGTCCACAAATATGGCGGCCTCGGCTACGTCAACTTCGCCGAAGAGGTGCGCAAGCAGGAAGCCGACCTCGGCTTCAAGTTCGACTACATCGTCGTCTGCGTGGTGACCGGCTCGACCCAGGCCGGCATGATCGTCGGCTTCGCCGCCGACGACCGCGCCGACCGCGTGATCGGCATCGACGCTTCCGGCACCGCGGAACAGACCCGCAACCAGGTCCGCCAGATCGTTGACAACACCGCCGAACTGGTCGAGCTTGGCCGCAAGGTGCGCGACGATGAGATCGTCATCCTGGAAGACTACGCCTATCCCGCCTACGGCGTCCCCAGCGCCGAGACCAACGAGGCCATCCGGCTGGCTGCCCGCACCGAGGCGATGATCACCGACCCGGTCTATGAGGGCAAGTCGATGCAGGGCATGATCGACCTCGTGAAGAAGGGCTGGTTCCCCGAAGGCTCGAAGGTGCTCTACGCCCATCTCGGCGGCGCTCCGGCGATCAACGGCTACAGCTACACCTACCGCAACGGCTGA
- a CDS encoding Lrp/AsnC family transcriptional regulator yields MSNADVAEAVHVSPATCHRRTQRLFEEGYIRSVRAEIAPAKVDRGTLVIVGVVLDRSTSESFGEFEKAIRKLPFVLDCHLVAGDFDFFLKIRVSDIADFNGLHGEQLIALPGVRQTRTFFVMKEVIDNALLDF; encoded by the coding sequence ATGAGCAATGCCGATGTTGCCGAGGCGGTCCATGTCAGCCCGGCGACCTGCCACCGGCGCACCCAACGCCTGTTCGAGGAGGGCTACATCCGGTCGGTGCGGGCGGAGATCGCCCCGGCCAAGGTGGATCGCGGGACGCTGGTGATCGTCGGGGTCGTGCTGGACCGCTCGACCTCGGAAAGCTTCGGCGAGTTCGAAAAGGCGATCCGCAAGCTGCCCTTCGTTCTGGACTGCCATCTGGTCGCCGGCGATTTCGACTTCTTCTTGAAGATTCGCGTCAGCGACATCGCCGACTTCAACGGCCTGCACGGCGAACAGTTGATCGCGCTGCCCGGCGTGCGGCAGACGCGCACCTTCTTCGTGATGAAGGAAGTGATCGACAACGCCCTGCTGGATTTCTGA
- a CDS encoding nuclear transport factor 2 family protein, whose protein sequence is MLTNNSAESGTIASAVAALRDAMLAGDGAALDAMTMDELTYGHSNSRLEDKAAFVSGLDGKNAFKAIDLSDHSFQLVGDVAIARHTFDCVNNLPDGKTSTAHIRVLQVWKSVDGAWKLLARQASPLPV, encoded by the coding sequence ATGCTCACGAACAATTCCGCCGAATCCGGCACCATCGCTTCGGCCGTCGCCGCCCTGCGCGACGCCATGCTGGCCGGCGACGGCGCGGCGCTGGACGCGATGACGATGGACGAGTTGACCTACGGTCACTCCAACAGCCGCCTGGAAGACAAGGCGGCCTTCGTCAGTGGCCTGGACGGCAAGAACGCCTTCAAGGCAATCGACCTGAGCGACCATTCGTTCCAACTGGTCGGCGACGTGGCCATTGCGCGCCACACCTTCGATTGCGTCAACAACCTGCCGGACGGCAAGACCAGCACCGCGCATATCCGCGTGCTTCAGGTGTGGAAGTCGGTGGACGGCGCCTGGAAGCTGCTCGCCCGCCAGGCTTCTCCGCTGCCGGTCTGA
- a CDS encoding IclR family transcriptional regulator, which produces MKGGGVAEKQVAEKQVEEKPTGRARGIDRVIALMEHLHSRRAPTRIADIARDTGTPRSTMYELVNTLVEARWLELRDGDGTVYFGPAMHYYGSDYLDSVDLIRKARVEVAHIAEMVGETAQFCTLDGDKYLVVLNEPGRRMFRISSEIGIKVPIPWTASGRLLVDNLNRDEILRFIPPEDFILPDGRRIAEDEFMQDIGRARSQGYVRTTALVDRFTTCLAAPVRDPAGRCIATICFVVPADTTEEAQEMMIDTLKASAERLSPGR; this is translated from the coding sequence ATGAAGGGCGGCGGAGTGGCGGAAAAGCAGGTGGCGGAAAAGCAGGTTGAGGAGAAGCCGACGGGCCGTGCCCGCGGCATCGACCGCGTCATCGCGCTGATGGAGCATCTGCACAGCCGCCGGGCGCCGACGCGGATCGCCGACATAGCGCGCGACACCGGAACCCCGCGCTCCACCATGTACGAACTGGTCAACACGCTGGTTGAGGCGCGCTGGCTGGAACTGCGCGATGGTGACGGCACGGTCTATTTCGGGCCGGCCATGCATTATTACGGCAGCGACTACCTCGACAGCGTCGACCTGATCCGCAAGGCACGGGTCGAGGTCGCCCACATCGCCGAGATGGTGGGGGAGACGGCGCAGTTCTGCACGCTGGACGGCGATAAATATCTGGTCGTGCTGAACGAGCCGGGCCGGCGCATGTTCCGCATCAGTTCGGAGATCGGGATCAAGGTGCCGATCCCCTGGACGGCATCGGGCCGGCTGCTGGTCGACAATCTGAACCGGGACGAGATCCTGCGCTTCATTCCGCCCGAGGATTTCATCCTGCCCGACGGCCGTCGCATCGCCGAGGACGAGTTCATGCAGGACATCGGCCGGGCGCGCAGCCAGGGCTATGTCCGCACCACCGCCCTGGTCGACCGCTTCACCACCTGCCTTGCCGCCCCGGTCCGCGATCCGGCCGGGCGCTGCATCGCCACCATCTGCTTCGTCGTGCCGGCAGACACCACCGAAGAGGCGCAGGAGATGATGATCGACACGCTGAAGGCCAGCGCCGAACGGCTGTCGCCGGGGCGTTGA
- a CDS encoding ABC transporter substrate-binding protein, with amino-acid sequence MTGITRRLFNTALGTTLAVGGLSSGVLGTWTTPAQAQQGGASVVTVATIGEPPTLDPVGTTSDLVSIITQHMFETLFTFDGDWKLAPLVASALPQVSADGKTYTIPLRSGVTFHDGSTVTADDVVASLDHWTKASPRGKTVAPLVESITAKGADAVVIALKEPFAPLTALLAMNNGAAAIVPKSVIDGPGALKSLVGTGPYKLLEHKPDQYIRLVRHDGYASPAGTPSGYAGSRKAVIGEVRFVPVPNAATRVSGVLAGQYQFADSLPAETLPRIKDAAGVKPVIVKPFGFPLMIMNTKTGVMANQKVRQAVLAALEPNDMLLAGLGDPAFVQAEGSIYAQGTPYYDAASAKPYADHAAGKAAELLKAAGYKGEPIRIMTSVQYEFLYKMSMVAQAQLELAGFKVDLQVLDWATLLQRRGDDKGWDAFFTYHTFVPEPSLITVLNPSYPGWWDSPAKREALAAFNREMDPAARKTKWVTLQTLFYSEVPSVKVGEFYNLAASSDKLTGYTPTPWPFFWNTDLKS; translated from the coding sequence ATGACAGGGATTACGCGACGTCTGTTCAACACCGCCCTCGGCACGACGCTTGCCGTCGGCGGACTTTCCTCCGGTGTCCTGGGGACCTGGACCACCCCCGCGCAGGCCCAGCAGGGCGGCGCGTCGGTCGTCACCGTCGCCACCATCGGCGAGCCGCCGACGCTGGACCCGGTCGGCACCACGTCCGATCTGGTCAGCATCATCACCCAGCACATGTTCGAGACGCTGTTCACCTTCGACGGCGACTGGAAGCTGGCCCCGCTGGTCGCATCGGCCCTGCCGCAGGTGTCGGCGGACGGCAAGACCTACACCATCCCGCTGCGCAGCGGCGTCACCTTCCATGACGGCAGCACCGTCACGGCCGACGACGTCGTCGCCTCGCTCGACCATTGGACCAAGGCCTCGCCGCGCGGCAAGACCGTCGCCCCGCTGGTGGAGAGCATCACGGCCAAGGGCGCCGACGCCGTCGTCATCGCGCTGAAGGAACCCTTCGCGCCGCTGACCGCGCTCCTGGCGATGAACAACGGCGCCGCGGCCATCGTGCCGAAATCGGTGATCGACGGGCCGGGCGCCCTGAAGTCGCTGGTCGGCACCGGCCCCTACAAGCTGCTGGAGCACAAGCCCGACCAGTATATCCGGCTGGTCCGCCACGACGGCTACGCCTCGCCCGCCGGCACGCCCAGCGGCTATGCCGGCAGCCGCAAGGCCGTCATCGGCGAGGTGCGCTTCGTCCCGGTGCCGAACGCCGCCACCCGCGTTTCGGGCGTCCTGGCCGGCCAGTACCAGTTCGCCGACAGCCTGCCGGCGGAGACCCTGCCGCGCATCAAGGACGCCGCCGGCGTCAAGCCCGTGATCGTCAAGCCCTTCGGCTTCCCGCTGATGATCATGAACACCAAGACCGGCGTGATGGCGAACCAGAAGGTGCGTCAGGCGGTCCTGGCGGCGCTGGAGCCGAACGACATGCTGCTGGCCGGCCTCGGCGATCCCGCCTTCGTCCAGGCGGAGGGGTCGATCTACGCCCAGGGCACGCCCTATTACGACGCGGCCAGCGCCAAGCCCTATGCCGACCATGCGGCCGGCAAGGCGGCGGAGCTGCTGAAGGCCGCGGGCTACAAGGGCGAGCCGATCCGCATCATGACCTCGGTGCAGTACGAGTTCCTCTACAAGATGAGCATGGTCGCGCAGGCCCAGCTCGAACTCGCCGGCTTCAAGGTCGATCTCCAGGTGCTGGACTGGGCGACGCTGCTGCAGCGCCGCGGCGACGACAAGGGTTGGGACGCCTTCTTCACGTACCATACCTTCGTGCCCGAGCCGTCACTGATCACGGTGCTGAACCCCAGCTATCCCGGCTGGTGGGACAGCCCGGCCAAGCGCGAGGCGCTGGCCGCCTTCAACCGCGAGATGGACCCGGCGGCGCGCAAGACGAAATGGGTGACGCTGCAGACCCTGTTCTACAGCGAGGTGCCCAGCGTCAAGGTCGGCGAATTCTACAACCTTGCCGCCAGCAGCGACAAGCTGACCGGCTACACGCCGACCCCCTGGCCCTTCTTCTGGAACACCGACCTGAAGAGCTGA
- a CDS encoding ABC transporter permease gives MLVYIVRRFAGMMIVMLLVAMVVFVIARVVPGDPAAVMLGSSATPEDVAALRGRLGLDEPLLTQFLLYLGQIVRFDLGESIFLNRPVAQALAERSELTALLTMMSVGIAMLIGVPVGILSAAKRGGLIDQTAVGLAMLAASVPSFWIGLTLIKYLAVDHAWFPVAGYGPPEADLMERMRHLVLPAIALGIPNSALILRFTRTSMLDVLSHDYVRTARAKGLPPLVVVLKHALRNAMIPILTVIGLTTAVMIAGAIVTETVFGLPGVGNLIVSAVLRRDYPVIQGALLVVSAIYVLINLTVDLLYAVVDPRVRY, from the coding sequence ATGCTCGTTTACATCGTCCGCCGGTTCGCCGGCATGATGATCGTCATGCTGCTCGTCGCCATGGTGGTCTTCGTGATCGCCCGCGTGGTGCCGGGCGACCCCGCCGCCGTCATGCTGGGCTCCTCCGCCACGCCGGAGGATGTCGCGGCCCTGCGCGGCCGGCTCGGGCTCGACGAACCGCTGCTGACGCAGTTCCTGCTCTATCTCGGGCAGATCGTCCGCTTCGACCTCGGGGAATCCATCTTCCTCAACCGGCCGGTGGCCCAGGCGCTGGCCGAACGGTCGGAACTGACGGCGCTGCTGACGATGATGTCGGTCGGCATCGCCATGCTGATCGGCGTGCCGGTCGGTATCCTGTCGGCGGCCAAGCGCGGCGGCCTGATCGACCAGACGGCCGTCGGCCTCGCCATGCTGGCGGCCAGCGTGCCCAGCTTCTGGATCGGGCTGACGCTGATCAAGTATCTGGCGGTCGACCATGCCTGGTTCCCGGTCGCAGGATATGGCCCGCCCGAAGCCGACCTGATGGAGCGGATGCGCCATCTGGTGCTGCCGGCAATCGCGCTCGGCATTCCGAATTCCGCGCTGATCCTGCGCTTCACCCGCACCAGCATGCTGGACGTGCTGAGCCACGACTATGTCCGCACCGCGCGGGCCAAGGGGCTGCCGCCGCTGGTCGTGGTGTTGAAGCATGCGCTGCGCAACGCGATGATCCCCATCCTGACGGTGATCGGCCTGACCACCGCGGTGATGATCGCCGGCGCCATCGTGACGGAGACCGTGTTCGGCCTGCCCGGCGTCGGCAACCTGATCGTCTCGGCCGTGCTGCGCCGCGACTATCCGGTCATCCAGGGCGCCCTGCTGGTGGTGTCCGCCATCTATGTGCTGATCAACCTGACGGTCGACCTGCTCTATGCCGTGGTCGATCCGCGGGTCCGTTACTGA
- a CDS encoding ABC transporter permease, with translation MASVPADPGAVPLPSSARPQRSRSPFALLLRQLFRRRLVVLSFLVMVAILAVALLAPWITPFNPMKMDILGRLKPPSAAHWFGTDEYGRDVLSRVMLGARLSLLVGLLVVVVATLLGTLLGLAAGYIRPLDGVLMRLTDALMAFPDILLAIAFMAALGPSLYNVVLALGIVYTPRVARVVRAACLVVREMPFIEAATALGASTPRIVFLHILPNLMSPILVQATFIFAYAILTEAALSFLGVGVPPTTPTWGNMIAGAQQYFQQADWLILFPGCAIVLTVLSLQIVGDGLRDALDPRLQKAK, from the coding sequence ATGGCAAGCGTTCCCGCCGATCCCGGCGCCGTTCCCCTTCCCTCCTCCGCCAGGCCCCAGCGCAGCCGGTCGCCCTTCGCCCTGCTGCTGCGCCAGCTGTTCCGCCGGCGGCTGGTGGTGCTGTCCTTCCTGGTCATGGTGGCGATCCTGGCGGTGGCGCTGCTGGCGCCCTGGATCACCCCCTTCAATCCGATGAAGATGGACATCCTCGGCCGGCTGAAGCCGCCGTCGGCCGCCCATTGGTTCGGCACCGACGAATATGGGCGCGACGTGCTGTCCCGCGTGATGCTGGGCGCCCGGCTGTCGCTGCTGGTCGGGCTGCTGGTGGTGGTGGTGGCGACGCTGCTCGGCACGCTGCTTGGGCTGGCCGCCGGCTATATCCGGCCGCTGGACGGCGTGCTGATGCGGCTGACCGACGCGCTGATGGCCTTTCCCGACATCCTGCTGGCCATCGCCTTCATGGCGGCGCTGGGTCCGTCGCTCTACAACGTCGTGCTGGCGCTGGGCATCGTCTACACCCCGCGGGTCGCCCGCGTGGTGCGCGCCGCCTGCCTGGTGGTGCGCGAGATGCCCTTCATCGAGGCGGCGACGGCGCTCGGCGCGTCGACCCCGCGCATCGTCTTCCTGCACATCCTGCCCAACCTGATGTCGCCGATCCTGGTGCAGGCGACCTTCATCTTCGCCTACGCCATCCTGACGGAGGCGGCGCTGTCCTTCCTCGGCGTCGGCGTGCCGCCGACCACCCCGACCTGGGGCAACATGATCGCCGGCGCCCAGCAGTATTTCCAGCAGGCCGACTGGCTGATCCTGTTCCCCGGCTGCGCCATCGTCCTGACCGTGCTGTCGTTGCAGATCGTCGGCGACGGGCTGCGCGACGCCCTAGACCCCCGGCTCCAGAAGGCGAAGTGA